TGGGGTGAAGGACCTCGTACCCCCGCATAGCTTTGTAGCGACCCAGGACGTCGCCGATGAAGTAGTTCTTCATGTGGCCTACGTGGAGGTCGCCCGACGGGTAGGGGAACATCTCGAGCAGGTAGAATTTGGCCTTTTTCGAATCCTCGTCGGCCTCGAAGAGGCCGGCCTCTTCCCAGAATTCCTGCCACTTTTTTTCGACTATCGGGGCGTCGTATTCGTCGGCCTTCGCCATGTCCGTCACACCTCGGCTGCGGGAGTTATCAAAACGGCGGGCTGAGCGCCCGCCTGTGTTTTTGGGTATGCTGCCGCCGGCGGACGCTTACGCCTCCCGAAGTAGTAGAACGAGCTGCCGGCTGCTTTTCAAATACATCGCGTTTTTATACCATAAGTCTATCGCGGCGTCAACGTTAAATTAGCGCCGCGAAAACCTCGTCCGCGAGGAACAAGCCCTCCCGGCTAAGTCGGACGTTGTTTCCGTCTACCGTTACCAATCCCGCGGCGGCGAATTCCGCGAGTTCTTTTTGATAATACGCCCGGGGGTTGACGCCGAACCTATCTTCGAAGGCCGCGGCGTCGATGCCCGCGGTCAGGCGGAGCCCCAGGACCGCCGCCGTCCTCATTTCCCGGTAGGGGTCGGACGGTTCCGGGTTCGCGAGCGGCCAACGACCCGTCGCCGCGGCGGCGCAGTATTCGTCTAAGTCGGGCGGATTTCGGTAACGGCCGCCGCGCCAATGGCTGGCCGCCGACGGCCCGAAGCCGATATATTCCTCGTCGCGCCAATACTTTAGATTATGGCGGCACTCGCGTCCCGGCCGCGCAAAGTTCGACGTCTCGTAGTGGACGAAACCGGCCGCGGTTAGCGTGTCCACGGCCTTGTAGTACATCGCGGCCTGTTCGTCGTCGCCCGGGAATTCGTAGGCCGCCCGCTCGCGGTACATTTTAACGTTAGGCGCGAGCGTAAGGCCGTAGAGTGAGACGTGGTCCGGCTTCAGCGCCAGGCCACGCTCGAGGTCGCGAGCACAATCGTTTAAACTTTGCCCCGGCAGGCCGTACATCAGGTCGATGGAGACGTCCGCGAAGCCTTCGGCCCGGGCGCGCCAATAGGCGTCTTCGGCCTGCGCCGCGCTGTGCCGCCGCCCGAGGGTTTTAAGCATAGCGTCGTCGAAGGTCTGTATCCCGAGCGACAAGCGGTTGACGCCGCCGTCGGCCAGCGCTTCCAGGACTTCGCCGGTCAACGACTCCGGGTTGGCCTCGCAAGTTACCTCGGCCTCGGGCGCAACGGCGAAGCGGCCCGTAAACTCCGCTAAGGCTTCGCTTAGGCGTACCGCCCCGAGCGCGGTAGGAGTTCCGCCGCCGAGGTAGAGGGTGTCGGCGCGCACGTCGCCGAGCGATAGGGACGCGGCGCCGACTTCGCCCATAAGCGCTCTAACGTACCGCGCCGCCGCGCGCTCGTCGTACGGCGCCGTCGCGAAGTCGCAGTAGCTGCAGTGGCTTGCGCAGAAGGGGACGTGTACGTAGACGCCCAGCATATTTTTCGGAAAAAAAAGGGGCGACGGCGTCGCCCTTTTTCACGGTTTACGTTGGAACGCTGGTTCTATCCCACCAGGCTATAAGCCGCCAGCGGTCCTCGCTTTGTTCGTTCTGATATTTTTCGAACTTGAAATTACAATAACCCTGGTCGGCGCCATAACCGTTAAGTTCGTCTATCATTAAGATGAGCGATATGGATATATTATCAGCCTGGTATTCGTTTTCTTCGGGTTCTGGCTCGCCGACGCGGCTCGTCGGTATGGAGAGCGAAATGCTGTATGCGTTCTGGAACATTTTTTCCGTAGCGCTCCAGTCGTCCGTATAGCTCCACGATTCGGGGATTATGTAGTTCTCGTTACCGGGCGGCGATTTCCCCACGTCGCGGGGGTCGAAGTAGAAGACGAAATTGGGGCTCAAAGCCTTTTTGTAAAGGTTAATGTCCGTTTGGTTGTACGCGATTTCGATGTTTTTTAAGACGTTTACGGGGC
This region of bacterium genomic DNA includes:
- the hemW gene encoding radical SAM family heme chaperone HemW; translation: MLGVYVHVPFCASHCSYCDFATAPYDERAAARYVRALMGEVGAASLSLGDVRADTLYLGGGTPTALGAVRLSEALAEFTGRFAVAPEAEVTCEANPESLTGEVLEALADGGVNRLSLGIQTFDDAMLKTLGRRHSAAQAEDAYWRARAEGFADVSIDLMYGLPGQSLNDCARDLERGLALKPDHVSLYGLTLAPNVKMYRERAAYEFPGDDEQAAMYYKAVDTLTAAGFVHYETSNFARPGRECRHNLKYWRDEEYIGFGPSAASHWRGGRYRNPPDLDEYCAAAATGRWPLANPEPSDPYREMRTAAVLGLRLTAGIDAAAFEDRFGVNPRAYYQKELAEFAAAGLVTVDGNNVRLSREGLFLADEVFAALI